Within Halobacterium jilantaiense, the genomic segment GAGTCGACGGAACTCGCCGTCGAGCACATGCTCGCGTCGGCCGGCACCTACAATCTCACGCTCGGCCGCGACACGCGGCCGGTGACGGTACGGTCGCCGGCGACCGTCCGAGTACAGGACCTCTCGGTGGACCCCGACCGCGTGCCGGTCGGGGGACGCGTCAACGTCACCGCGACCCTCGCGAACCCGACAGCAGACCCCGCCAGAGGGCCGGTCGCAGTGACACTCGACGACGAGCGGGTCGCCGCGCTGAACGTCACGCTCGCGGCGGGCGCGTCCACGACCAGGACGACGACACTCACGCTCTCCGCGGCGGGCCGGTACGAGGTCGGCGCGGGAGACCAGATGGTCACCGTGCGTTCGGGCGAGAGCAGTGGGACAGCGCCCGGATTCGGGCTCACGGTCGCAGCACTCGCTGCCTCGGCGGCCGCACTCGTTGCCGCCAGAGCGCGGTGACGGACCCAGTGGCCGTCTGTCGAGCCCGCCCACGGCCGTCTGCGCGTTCGCTCGCGCGGACGTGACCGGCGTCTGTGGGGCCGGCTGACGAGGACGCAACGCTGGATTAATATCGTTCGCCAGTCCAGTTGCGTCCCAGCCCTCGGGAAGTAAACTGCCGGCTTAAGTGAGCGGACCCGCACACATTCGGACAACGCCGCCGCCTCACCGAGGTACTCGCCGATGACACCCTCTGACACATACGCCGCCGTGCTCGACAGTGTGACCGACCCGGTCGTTGTCGTCCGCGACGGCACCGTCACGTACGCCAACACGTCGTTCAGCGAACTGACCGACTCGGTGGACCCCGTCGGTGAGCCGATTCGGTCGTTCGCTCCGAGAGACACCGCCGCCGACGTCGAACGGTTCTGTGACGCCGTCGCGACGGGCGCGACGGTGGACGACCGCGCGAGACTCGTGTTCGCCGGCGACGGGGGCGACCGCCGTCTCGTCACCGTCGACGCCACGCGAATCGGCTCCGACGACGACGGCCACGCCACGGCACTCGTCGTCGTCGACTCGCTGGAGACCGACAGCGCGTGGACGCATCAGGAGCGAATCCTCGACGCTCTCCCGGTCGGCGTCTTCAGAGCGCGGCTCACGGACGGCGAACTCCTCGCCGCGAACGACGAACTGGTGGCGCTCGCCGACGCCGACTCGAAGGCCGACCTTCGCGGTCGCGACACCGAGATACTCTACGCCGACCCGGAGGCCCGGGAGGCCGTCGCCGACACGCTCCGCGAAGACGGTGTGCTCCAGGAGACGGAAGTGGAGCTAGAGACGCTCTCCGGCGACACCTTCTGGGGGTCGCTCAGTGCCGTGACTGACGACCTCGGCGACGAGGTCGTCATCGACGGCGTCGTCCAGGACGTCACCGAGCGCCGCGAACTCGAGACGGAACTCCGACAGCGCGCCGAGCAGTTCCGCCGGATGTTCAGACGCCACTCCGCGCCGATGCTGCTCGTCGACCCGGACACCGGCGGCATCCGGAACGCCAACGACGCCGCCGCGGAGTTCTACGGCTACTCGACCGGCGAACTCGCGGGCATGACCGTCGACGACCTCAACGTCATGCCGCCCGACGAACTCGAAGCGGAGCGTGAACGCGCCGAGGCCCGCGAGCGCAACCACTTCCTCTTCGAGCACGAACTCGCGGACGGCCAGATGCGGACGGTCGAGGTCCACTCCTCCCCCATCGAACTCGAAGACGACGCGCTGCTGTTCTCCATCGTCGTCGACGTCACCGACCGCGCGGACTACGAGCAGCGCCTCGAAACCCAGCGGGACAACCTCGAAGTCCTCAATCAGGTGTTGCGCCACGACATCCGCAACGACCTCCAGCTCGTGCTGGCGTACGCCGAGATGCTCGCCGGCGAGGTGGCCGACGAGCAAGACGACTACGTCGAACGCATCCTGGACAGCGCGGACCACGCCGTCGAACTGACGAAGACCGCCCGCGACATCGCGGACGTGATGCTGACCGAGACGGACAACAACCACCCGGTGGCGCTCCGGTCGACGCTGGAGACCGAACTCGAGGAGGTCCGGACATCGTTCCCCGGAGCCGCAGTCACCGTCGCCGGCTCCATCCCGGACGCCACCGTCCACGGCAACGACATGCTCGACTCGGTGTTCCGGAACCTCCTGAAGAACGCTGTCCAGCACAACGACAAGCCGGTGCCGGAGGTGACCGTCAGCGCCGAGCGGAACGGCGACACCGCCACTGTCAGAGTCGCCGACAACGGACCGGGGGTCCCCGACCCGCACAAGGACGCCATCTTCGGGAAGGGCGAGACCGGGCTCGAAAGCGACGGCACCGGCATGGGGCTGTACCTCGTAGAGACGCTCGTGGACGCTGTCGGCGGCGACGTATCGGTCGCCGACAACGACCCCGAGGGAGCGGTGTTCGCGGTGACACTCCGGGTCGCTGACTGACGATGCGGTCGCGCCGCATCTTCGTCGTCCTGCTGGTCACGTCAGCGGTCGTCCTGTCCGGGGCGACGTGGGCGGGCTTCCAGGCGTACCAGGACGCCGTCATGGACGAACACCACGCCGACGTCGAGCGCAGCGGCGACCTCGTCCGCGTGGGCCTCGACGCGCGGCTGGCCGCTCAGCGACAGACGGTCGAACTCTGGTCCGGTGTCCCCGCGGTCGCCGACCACGGCACTGACGGGCAGCGCGCGGCGCTCGACCGACTCGTCGGGGACACGCTGTTCTCGGGCGCGTCCGTGGTCGCCGCGAACGGCACGATGACGGCGCTCGTCTCCGACCTCTCGCCGGCGGACCGCGACGCGGTCGTCGGCACGAACTTCGGCGACCGGACGTACGTCCAGCGCGCGATGGCCGGCGAGACGTACGTCAGCGACCCCGTCGCGGCTCAGACCGGCAACACGGTCGTCACCGTGAGCGCGCCAGTGCGCCACGACGGCGAGGTCGTCGCCACCCTGAACGCGGCGCTGCACCTCTCGGAGACCGAATTCTTCGACGCGGCGACTGGAAGCCTCGACGCAGAGACCGGCGTGACGGTCACCGCGAGTGACGGCACCGTCATCTACGAGAGAGCGCCGTCCCCGAACACGTCGCTCACCACGGCCCGCGTGTCCCTCTCGGAGGTGCCGTGGCGGGTGACGGTGTCGGAGTCACGGGCCAGCGTCCAGCCGGCAATCCGCCGGCTCAGCCTGCTTCAGGCCGGCAGCGTGGCGGCCGTGCTGGCGGTCGTCGCCGGCTTCGGCTGGTGGAACTACCGCCGGAACGTCTCCCAGTTCGAGGCGCTCCGCGACGGATTCGAGGCGCTGCAGAACGGCGAGTACGGCACCCACATCGACGTCGGCGGCCCCGACGAGTGGGAGCGCATCGGCCGCGGCTTCGACGAGATGAGCGACACCGTCCGCCGGTCTGTCGACGAGAGCCGCGAGCGAGCGCGCCAGCTCCAGGTGCTCGACCGCGTGCTCAGACATACGCTCCGGAACGAACTGAACGTCGTCCGCGGACGCGCCGAACTCCTCGCCGACGCCGACGACCCCGGAGTCGCCGGCCACGCCGCCCACATCGTCGAGCGATGCGACGACCTGCTCGAAACCGCGGAGAAAGAACGCGTCATCAATCAGGTGCTCGACACCGACACCAGCGCGGGCCCGGTCGACATCCCGCACGCCGTCGAGCGCGCGGTCGAAACCGCTCGCGACGACTATCCGGACGCGGCCATCGCCCTCGACGCCCCCGACCACGCGCGCGCCGTCACCGTGCCACAGTTCGGAGTCGCGGTCCGGGAGCTCGTCGAGAACGGCATCCGACACGCCGACCGCGGCCCCGCACAGGTCGCCGTCGACGTCACCGCCGACGAGGACGTCGTCCGCGTCCGCGTGACTGATCACGGCCCCGGCATCCCCGAGATGGAACGCCGCGTCCTCAGCGGCGAGGACGCCATCGACGAACTCCACCACAGCCAAGGCCTCGGCCTCTGGCTCGTCCACTGGACTGTCGCGCACTCCGGGGGCGACCTCTCGTTCGCCGACAACGACCCCCGGGGGTCGGTCGTCACTATCACCCTCCCCGTCCCGCCGGAGGGCCCCTGACCACCTCGCGAGTCAGCGGCCGTACCGCGGGTGGTCGACGAGGTCGCCCACGTCGCTCTCCAGGCGACTGAGCCGGTTCGCGAGCCGGTCTCGGCCGTGGCGGAGCTCGCGGTACTCCCAGTCCAGGTCGTCGTCCAGCGACACGAACGCCAGTTCGTCGGACTCGACGTCGTACTCCTCGCGGTAGCACGCCGACGCCGTCCGGAGCGCGTGCGCCCGCCGCATCGCCGCCGCCCCGGATTCGAGGTGGTTCTGAGCCGCAGTGTACGCCTCGCGGGCGTCGTCGACGAGCGACTCGAAGGACTCCTCGCCCTGCACGCCACCCATCTCGTTCCGGTACTGCAGCGCCTCCTCGGCCTCCTCGACGGCCGTCTCGCCGTCGCTCCGCCGGCCTCTGGCCTCGCGGAACGCGGCCTCGGCGGTGTGGAACCGCGCGAACGACTGCAGCGCCAGTAACTCGCCGAACCGCCGCGCCGCCGTCCGGAACGCCGCCCACGTCAGGCCCTGTTCGCTGCCGTGTTCGCCGAGCGTTCCGAACCAGTCGTCGTCGTACTGCGCCCGCACGAACTCTCGGAGGTGCGCGACCGCGTCCTCGTCGTCGAGCGCAGCCCCCGGGACACCGTCGCTGTCCGCCACGGCCGACGCGACCCCAGAACTGTGCTCGCGCATCGCGTCGAACAGCTCTGGTGTCTCCTCGCTGAGGTGTTCCGAGCACGCGTCCGCCGCCCGCTCGACTGCCGTCTCGTCGTCTGTCAATCCGACTCGCCCGTCCGGCTTCACGACCATCTCGCCGACAATAGATAGACAGGTAACATAAATGCCCGCTCTCGCCTCGACGCGTCCGTGTCGACGACATCACGACTGCCCACGAGAAGCGACACGGCCGTCTCTCCGCGGTGAAACAGTACCAGAAGAGCCGGTGGAGGGATTTGAACCACGGGAAGACGAACCGCTCGCGCTGCTCGCGGTTGCGACTCCCCTGGTTCGAATCCCGACGGTCGCTCCGCTCCTCCCCGAAGTTCGTCGCAGAAGCAAGCCGGTGGAGGGATTTGAACCCTCGGCCTATTCCTTACGAAGGAATCGCTCTACCGCTGAGCTACACCGGCACGGCGCGACAGTGCATCGCGTGCCGACTCCTCTTCGCACCCAATCGTAGCCGGATACGAGAAATAAGGCTTGCGAATCACCGGCGCGTCAGGCGGACGTCCAGCACGACGTTGAACTCGTGGGGCGCGTACGACCGGACCGTGTGCCGGGTCTCGACTGCCACGTCGTACTCGGGCTCGGCTGCCGCCCGAATCGCGGTCTCGCCGGCCTCGAAGCGCCCGTCCTCGTGCTGGATGTCGTAGTAGTGCAGCACGCAGTCGTCGCCCGCGAGCGCGACGGCGGTGTCGAGGAACTCGCCCGCGGTGTGCGGGAGATTCATCACAACGCGGTCGGCCCAGTCCTCGTACTCGCCAGTGACCTCGCGGACGCCGTCACTTCGATCCGCTCGTGACGAGCCCGAGACTACGTCTCGGACGTCCCCCGCGATAGCGGTCACGCGGTCGCCGACGCCGTTCCGCCGGGCGTTCTCGTGCAGGTACTCGATTGCGGTCTCGTTCACGTCGGTCGCGACGACCTCGGCACCGGCCGACGCCATCGGGACCGCGTACGGCCCGACGCCCGCGAACATGTCGAAAGCGTGCTCGCCGGGACTGACCTGCTCGATTACGCGGTGGCGCTCGGTCGCGAGCCGGGGCGAGAAGTAGACGGCGTCGAGGTCGAGCGCGAACTCGTGGCCGTACTCCCGGTGGACGGTCTCCGTCGAGTCGCCGACGAGCACGTCCCAGTCGCGGACGCGCTGCTCGCCCTTGATCTTCGACGCGCGGT encodes:
- a CDS encoding sensor histidine kinase, coding for MRSRRIFVVLLVTSAVVLSGATWAGFQAYQDAVMDEHHADVERSGDLVRVGLDARLAAQRQTVELWSGVPAVADHGTDGQRAALDRLVGDTLFSGASVVAANGTMTALVSDLSPADRDAVVGTNFGDRTYVQRAMAGETYVSDPVAAQTGNTVVTVSAPVRHDGEVVATLNAALHLSETEFFDAATGSLDAETGVTVTASDGTVIYERAPSPNTSLTTARVSLSEVPWRVTVSESRASVQPAIRRLSLLQAGSVAAVLAVVAGFGWWNYRRNVSQFEALRDGFEALQNGEYGTHIDVGGPDEWERIGRGFDEMSDTVRRSVDESRERARQLQVLDRVLRHTLRNELNVVRGRAELLADADDPGVAGHAAHIVERCDDLLETAEKERVINQVLDTDTSAGPVDIPHAVERAVETARDDYPDAAIALDAPDHARAVTVPQFGVAVRELVENGIRHADRGPAQVAVDVTADEDVVRVRVTDHGPGIPEMERRVLSGEDAIDELHHSQGLGLWLVHWTVAHSGGDLSFADNDPRGSVVTITLPVPPEGP
- a CDS encoding class I SAM-dependent methyltransferase, with amino-acid sequence MAVPCVRVPVEDGEATRQRLADADLVDADYAITGDDDALYIPVTAPESVSDDLDVVEFDAPERRTQTTPADILGFDPSYERLGDIVVVDEDDDERARDIADAVVDSDIPVETVLNRASKIKGEQRVRDWDVLVGDSTETVHREYGHEFALDLDAVYFSPRLATERHRVIEQVSPGEHAFDMFAGVGPYAVPMASAGAEVVATDVNETAIEYLHENARRNGVGDRVTAIAGDVRDVVSGSSRADRSDGVREVTGEYEDWADRVVMNLPHTAGEFLDTAVALAGDDCVLHYYDIQHEDGRFEAGETAIRAAAEPEYDVAVETRHTVRSYAPHEFNVVLDVRLTRR
- a CDS encoding PAS domain S-box protein — protein: MTPSDTYAAVLDSVTDPVVVVRDGTVTYANTSFSELTDSVDPVGEPIRSFAPRDTAADVERFCDAVATGATVDDRARLVFAGDGGDRRLVTVDATRIGSDDDGHATALVVVDSLETDSAWTHQERILDALPVGVFRARLTDGELLAANDELVALADADSKADLRGRDTEILYADPEAREAVADTLREDGVLQETEVELETLSGDTFWGSLSAVTDDLGDEVVIDGVVQDVTERRELETELRQRAEQFRRMFRRHSAPMLLVDPDTGGIRNANDAAAEFYGYSTGELAGMTVDDLNVMPPDELEAERERAEARERNHFLFEHELADGQMRTVEVHSSPIELEDDALLFSIVVDVTDRADYEQRLETQRDNLEVLNQVLRHDIRNDLQLVLAYAEMLAGEVADEQDDYVERILDSADHAVELTKTARDIADVMLTETDNNHPVALRSTLETELEEVRTSFPGAAVTVAGSIPDATVHGNDMLDSVFRNLLKNAVQHNDKPVPEVTVSAERNGDTATVRVADNGPGVPDPHKDAIFGKGETGLESDGTGMGLYLVETLVDAVGGDVSVADNDPEGAVFAVTLRVAD